The Lemur catta isolate mLemCat1 chromosome 6, mLemCat1.pri, whole genome shotgun sequence sequence ACTACATTCACATCTGCAAAGTGTAAATATATAAGAGAATCTTATTAATCCTCAAATTTTAACtgtttacagaaaatacaaaggacatatagcatattaaatgaaatactgtGATCAAGCAATTAGGAAATCCCGAAGACTGAAACACTACTCAGgataatattacaaataaataaatgatacataCAAGGATAGAGGAAAATTGAACAGATAATTGATcttaataaatacacaaatttttaagattatattggttatattttaaaagggcCTATCATTTAgacattaatattaaattatttgttgaacaaataatataatttcttcaATTTGCTTTCAAATAATTCAGGGTTGGTGATTAAATCGGGTGGAAGCACAGACGAAATAGGTTGGCCATGAGATAATGTTAAAGCTACATGACACAGATATAAGGGCCCATTGTGCTGGTGCTCTACTTTTCTACTTGTTTGAAAttttacatgaagaaaaataagtaatatttcacattcaaaatctttgaaaaaaatggtGATATTTCTGTTAgcttaaaaagattttaaatttccaatatcTCTGCTGGTAGATGGAGCAGGCGGGGAACAAGAGATCACTCAGGACGTTCTGAACACAGCACAACATGCAAGACCTTTGTATGAGAAAGTGACTAACTCGTAACTTCATGAATTGAGAATAGTCTTATTGTACTGACATCAAGTCAAAACTGGAGGCAGGAGCATTTTCCCTGactaaagaaagcaaaaaatgcaATCTCGGTATTTCATAACTTTTCTAATAATCCAGGTGTGATCTCACCATGCGTAAAGCCCAGCCCTTCCCGATGTGCAAGCTCACCTTCCAGgactgagcccagcccaggctcaCCACATATAAACTGCTGCCTGGAGCTCGCCTCACAGTCCtgctcctctccctccagcctccagcctctcGCACTCTCTCAGCCTTCTCCTCTTCTAGAACCATGTCCAGCAAAACCACCATAAGGAGCCACAGCAGCAGCCACCGTGGCTTCAGTGCCGGCTCAGCCAGAGTCCCCGGGGTCTCTCGCTCTGGCTTCAGCAGCGTCTCCGTGTCCCGCTCCCGGGGCAGTGGTGGCCTTGGTGGAGTGTGTGGAGGAGCTGGCTTTGGCAGCCGGAGCCTCTACAACCTGGGGGGCTCCAAGAGGATCTCCATCGGAGGGGGCAGCTGTGGCATCAGTGGTGGATATGGCAGCAGAGTTGGAGGTGGCTATGGCTTCGGAGGTGGAGTCGGCAGTGGATTCGGTTTTGGCGGTGGAGCTGGTGGTGGCTTTGGGCTCGGTGGTGGAGCTGGCTTTGGTGGTGGCTATGGGGGCTCTGGCTTCCCCGTGTGCCCCCCTGGAGGCATCCAAGAGGTCACGGTCAACCAGAACCTCCTCACCCCTCTGAACCTGCAAATCGACCCCACCATCCAGCGGGTGAGGACCGAGGAGCGCGAGCAGATCAAGACCCTCAACAACAAGTTCGCCTCCTTCATCGACAAGGTGAGACATGAGGCCGTGGCCTCCACAGAGTCTCTGGATGCGAGAAACAAAAATCCTCCTACTGGGGGAGACGTAGGAAAGAGGGACAAGGGGCTCAGACTAGCTCTCCACGGCGATGCCACATGCCCCATGCTGACAGCTGGTGGCAGGTGATGAGACCCATCTAACCACTGACCCTGTTAAGGGGCCTGATCCCTGCCCGGGAAGAGCTCTCGCCTTTTCATAACATTGAATCCCAGATGAGGCAAGGAGAGATGGCATGGGTTCATTCTTCCCTCTCAGGTGTCTCAGAGACTACAAAGAATTTGATGGGAGTATATAGGTTGATAAATTTCTTTCTGGgcaagaaaaaattctttttaaaagaacagaaaaaaatattctctgtaGATTAAccaaaaaaacttagaaatatttatacaatatttagAATGAACAATTTACCCTAGAAACAGACaatgatgataaaattattatagaatattttagaGCAGACACAGGAACTGAAAGGGACGCTGGACTGGAATCTGGGCATTAGGCAGCACACAGCATGCCTCTGACTGAGGTCCTGTCACTCAGGAAAACTGGGCACAATATGTCAGGTACACAGTGTTTGAAAACTAGATTTCTGGTTGTGCTCGGAAAGTCATTCGTGTGCTCAACAACTTAGAAGGGGAGAACACCTGAATGTTCCATAAGAGAATTTCCCAGGTTAAATTATGGGGTGAAAAGGGAAAAGGCTTGGGGAGCAGAACCCAGCCTGAGCCTTCTGCATGCGCTGTAGGATCCCAGCACCGTGGGAAACTGCAGACCTGCCAGGAAACATGATGCCACAGACACTTcttgcttgcttccttccttgTCTGGCAAATGACCGTCTTGTCTCCTATCCAGGTGCGGTTCCTAGAGCAGCAGAACAAGGTCCTGGACACCAAGTGGACCCTGCTCCAGGAGCAGGGCACCAAGACCGTGAGGCAGAACCTGGAGCCTTTGTTAGAGCAGTACATCAACAACCTCAGGAGGCAGCTGGACAGCATCCTCGGGGAAAAAAGCCGCCTGGACTCGGAGCTCAGAggcatgcaggacacagtggagGACTTCAAGAACAAGTGAGTTAAAGGGGGAAAATGAACTCAGCGTTCTGAAGCACACACTTCAAGACAATGGGTGACCATGTCCAGATGGGAGTAGGATTCCTAGCAAAACATGTCCACGCTAATGAAACTCACAAACTACTACGTAGGAACAAATCTACAAGTATAAAGGAGGGCCAGGGAAGGACTGGGGAGattagaaaagtgaaaaatttaatagcaacaaaaaatggCCTTTACGCTGTCTGTGTCAGGAAGGAAGAATCAGGACATATTGCACATAGGGACACTGTGGGATCACGGGCTGCTTTTCTGATTCCTGCCACCACTGGCTCAATGGAGTCTTACGCCTTCCTTCCTGCAGATATGAAGATGAAATCAACAAGCGCACAGCAGCAGAGAATGAATTTGTGACTCTGAAGAAGGTGAGCAGATTCAGCCAGGGTGTCAGGCTTCTTTGCAAAAGGACAGAAATGACTCCGTGTCTCTGCTCACCTGTGAGAGGAGGATTGGCAGGGAGACTCAACTGTGGGTAAATGGGGCAGGGGCTTAGCGGACGGCACGTTGTTGGCTCTTTCCCCAGGATGTGGATGCTGCCTACATGAATAAAGTTGAACTACAAGCCAAGGTAGACAGCCTTACAGACGAGATCAATTTCCTGAGAGCCTTCTATGACGCAGTAAGCATCTCCACTCTCCTTTGATTTGCTCTATGGAGTCTGTAAGGGGGCACGATCCATGGGCTCAGGTGGTGCTTTTAAAGGCACAGGGGCAAATGGCCTCACAAACTTGTGTTCTGCAGGAACTGTCTCAGATGCAAACCCACATCTCAGACACTTCCGTGGTCCTGTCCATGGACAACAACCGTAACCTGGACCTGGACAGCATCATCGCCGAAGTCAAAGCCCAATATGAGGAGATTGCTCAGAGGAGCCGGGCTGAGGCTGAGTCCTGGTACCAGACCAAGGTGAGCAGGGAGGTGGCAGCTGCCAGGAAATCCCCGTGTCCCGCCCTGCATACCAGAAGGCTAGAACTTCACTGGGGAAATCTACCAAAAGGAATGTAGCATCCTCTCACATGACATGTACCCTGCACTATCGGAGTAGATATTTATAGCGATTATGCCTAAGTGTAAGAGGAAAAGTGAGAATGATGCTCCTGTTGATAAGCACTAGGAATCATTGCTTTTAGCTTCCCCCTCAGTGCTGGCTCTTAGTCGTATAGTACACAGCACTGCCAGGCCCTAAGGGACGAGGCACTCTGTGGTCCCATAATGAGGATGGTCTTGATTGGGTTTCACAAGTCTTATCAATCCTGTGAAATCAACTTTTCTTAAATACCCTGAGGAGAAGCCATTAGGTTCAAGCTCAACACATGCCTGATTGAGAAGTGAAAGTCACTGTTGACCTGTGTAAACTCATAGACACTGTCTCTGTCTCCACCTCTGGACTGCAGTACGAGGAGCTGCAGGTCACCGCGGGCAGACACGGGGACGACCTGCGCAACACCAAGCAGGAGATTGCTGAGATCAACCGCATGATCCAGAGGCTGAGATCTGAGATCGACCACGTCAAGAAGCAGGTATGGTGAGGGCCAGGGGCGAAGAGAAGCCGCCCTTCCTTGCTAGACCGTCAGCCAGTCATTAACCATCATCTGGGAACATTGCTGGGAAGTAAACAAACACTAGGGAGAGGACGACCCTCATCTCCTGCCCTCAGTGAAAATCAAGGAGACACAGATCCCACCCCGGAGGATGAGACTCtgaagtgggaggaggggacaatCTCAACAGTCTCATGTGAAAAGTCATCTCCTCACTTAAGGAGCACCATGATTTTGTATGATTAGTGTGGCATCCACATGTGATCATCGACATCTTGTTGTAGCTTTGGAGACAGCACTCAAACCAGCCCAGTGGGTCCATACGTCCAATGTGCCTTGTTATTGTGTCCACTACAGTGTTTCCTGTCTATGATAAACCACATCTTCAGGCACGGTGGGTAATACTGGGGCACAGGAGTTTGTCACTTACCTCCCAGACTAGATGAGTATGCAGAGTGAAAACAATACTGCACAGTGAGGGTCATAGTTCCTTTTCCCTCATTCTGGGCTCCTGGACTCTTCTGTCTAGGGAAAGAGAAGAGCCAGGCTAGTGTGTTATAAGGCACTGATGCAAGTTCACTCTTGCTTTCCCTTCCAGTGCGCCAACCTGCAGGCCGCCATCGCGGATGCGGAGCAGCGTGGGGAGCTGGCCCTCAAGGACGCCAGGAGCAAGCTGGAAGGGCTGGAGGACGCCCTGCAGAAGGCCAAGCAGGACATGGCCCGGCTGCTGCGTGACTACCAGGAGCTCATGAACGTGAAGCTGGCCCTGGACGTGGAGATCGCCACCTACCGCAAGCTGCTGGAGGGCGAGGAGTGCAGGTGGGTCCCTGAGCACCTGCTCAACATCTGAGCACACCTAGATGTCTGGCACCCAGCACAGCGTCAGGACACACCAGCCATGGCCAGAATTGCTAGTCCTGCAAAACAACTACAAGAACAGTTTCCCAGGGACTGTTGCTCACATTGAGCTTCCCACACGGGCCCAGGAATGGCTCCCCGAGGTCTCACCCTGCCTGTGTTCCTCCCCTCTAGGCTGAATGGCGAAGGCGTCGGACAAGTCAACATCTGTAAGTACCCTTGCttgccttcctcccctgccctggcacTCTTCCGGGTTGGCTCCGGCTGGCAGAAGGAGCTCACCGTGTCTTCTTGTGtccttgtcccctccccaccacagccGTGGTGCAGTCCACCGTCTCTGGCGGCTATGGCAGTGCCGGCGGTGTTGGCGGTGGCGTAGGCCTGGGCGGAGGCAGCGGCTACTCCTACAGCAGTGGTCACAGCCTTGGAGGCGGCTTCAGTTCCAGCagtggcagaggcctggggggtGGCCTCAGCTCCGTGGGAGGCAGCAGTTCCTCCATCAAgtacaccaccaccaccacctccagcaAGAAGAGCTACAAGCACTGAAGTCCTGCCGCCAGCTCTTGGTCCCACAAGCCTCAGGCCCctgtctggctgcagagccctcTGCTCAGGTCGCTTGTCCTCTCCTGGCCTCCGGTCTCTCCTGCTCTCTGAGTGAGAGCCGAGGCTGGATGCTGAGAGCCCTCACTGCTCCTCTCTGTCCACACCTGCCCCTCCTGAGCTTCCTTTGCAACAGTCATTGTCACACAGACATGCAAATGTTTTTTGATGTCCTTATTTCATTACCAGATGTATAAGTCTTCCGTAATTCTGAGACGAAAATGACATCTGCCCTGctaagaattatattaataactcagTCTGGGTTCTGCTGTGGACCAGGAATCTTCCCATCAACTTCTCACTGTCCTGCCCTTTATTCTACACTCAGGGGCTCTCCATCTCATGGATAAGTTGTCCTGATCTTCCCTTGCAGTGTCCCTCAATGTTTTGTGACAAAACCCTCTGATGCACAGAGTCTGTATTCAGCACCGTTTTTCTCTGGTCTTTGCTTTCTGTTGTTCTGTTGAATAAAGCagatttagaatataaaaattttgtgTTTGATTGTACTTTTGACCGTGTATTGGTTTAGAACCTTTCTCATCCCACAAACGGATCCTCATCATTGTGGATCCACCCTCCCCCGTCAATAACGCACCACGCTTCGCAGCCCACTCTGTCGATCAACATCACGTGATTCCACAGGACCCTCCGGGTGGGCGATCACCAACAACTATTCAGGCTTGCCACTCAGGACTTTCCCCCCAAATAGCGTATTTTTAAAGCAGTAGGACAGAAAGGGAAGCCAGGGCCTGGAATGTGGAACAATATAATCTGATaactaaggtttttttttttttttccagccccTTCATTGGGTGGCTCGGCCCCATCCTGATCTCTGAGACTCTCTCAGaatcccccacctccacccccccaGGAAACACTGCACTGATCATGCAAATAGAAACACTTGGTCAGAGGGCCAGGCGCTCGACTCAGCTGTATGATTATTACGACTTGCCACAAAGTGGTTGCCCCGATACAACTTCTAAAATCTATCGAACTAATTGACACTGTAAGGGCACATCCTGAGGTCTCAGTGCGTGGACTTACAGCCACGTGGTGCTACATGCAGTGGAATGGCTTTGACACAACCCAGAGCTACATGGATTCAACTGAAGAACTTCTCTCAGGAAAGCCTGGTTAGACTTTATACACCGGTACACCTGCAAACTGGCTTCGTCTATACGTTATACCTCAGCAACCCTGAAAAAGTGAAGCTGTCAAGGAAAGTCAATACAATCTCAGAACTGTGGGTTAGAGATTTTGCATTGCGGTGCTGTTGGCAGAGACAAGATGGTCCATGCTGACAGGCGACACAGATTAGCATGGAGATGGTTCCTTCTGAGGAACTTTCTCAGGATGTCGAAAAACTGTTTGAACTGTAAGATTCATGCAAATTTTGACAAGCAAAAATAGACATTGGAGGATCATTCAAATCTACCACATATCAATGTCAGGGCTATCATTTTAACTTTTAGACAGAAATGGACTCTTTGCCTTTTTTAGGCCATGCTTATATAAGTTTATTCTAGAATCTGGGTAGTCAGACATTCCCTACCAGGTCTTACCTATAAGCGGAAGAATACAAGGCAAGAAAAAGTCCAAGAACAGACATGACCTCAGCTACAATCATATTTTGCTCATTTGAAGCCACAGCAGAGTCTCCCCCTGGCTCACTACTCAAGTTGAAGTCCAGCCTTCTTCCCATGGCTGTCCACAGGTGGGCAAGGGTCTTGCTGCTGAGAAGGTCACTAGCAGAAGCTTTGGAGCTGGGGGATTAGtgactttccttcctttctgtcatTGCAGTCTACGGCTTGAGATCAAGCGGATGGTGGAAGCAGAGCTTAGGAACTTCTACGTTGTACAAAGCCCCAAAGCTGACACGACAACTTCCCACCGTGCCAGGCACAGACCCTGGTTCTTCTCCCCAGGTGAAAGCTCCAAGACTGCAGGCCTCCCACACGACCCTCGAGGGGGGATCAGATGCAAACCCAGTTCTGAGTGGCCACCTTGATGCCAGCTGGCTTGATACGTAGAGCAGGCATTACTGTCCCCGTCACCTGTGAATAGGTTTGCCCAGATGCTCAGTTAGATTTCTATTTCAGACGAACAGCAAAAAAATTATAGTACAagcatgtcccaaatattgcatggaacATACTCATactaaaaaaagtattttttgtttatctgaaattcaaccTGAAGTGCACAtcttgtatttgtatttattaaaatctggGAACTCTCCCTATGAAGTGGATCTGCCTGTACATGGAACCACAGACAAGGGCCCTGGTGGCTGGGCTGCTGCTCCGGATTTCTCCTGTAAGGGGCAGAGCATAGGAAAGGACCAAGCttgaggccccacctccaaaccACCCCTCACTGCTACCTCAGCCTTAGCGCCAGGCTGTggctcccccacctgccccaacaCATATCAGCTCAAAACAGCCTTGGGCTCCCCTGGGTGTCTTCATTTTTATGGTCCACACTGGCAGCTCCTGTTTCTGTGCCTTCATGTGTTTCTACAATTTCTCAGCATTTATCCCGCAGGAGGCAGATACCAACACCAGCTGGTCGGCCATCGTGGCAGGAACTTGAGCTCTGGACTGTTTTTAAAGGACATTGTATCTATTTGTTATGTGCGTAATATATTCAAAGATGTTAacatggaaaaaagaatgaaagctaATAGGTCACAATATTAATAGTGACTGATCCTGAGGAGTGGGAGTTGGAGTAAttgctcttttcatttttgtacatTTCTACTACATAAGGATAAACATCCTATTCCCCCCCATTGAAATATCCCTTTTATTGCACACTGAATTCATACATTCTTCTCTTTTGTTCCATTGATGTCTTTGTCTGATCACACCATTGTAATTACTAGAGCTTTATATTACATGCTGGTTTCTGATACAGCAGGTCCTacactttctttgttttcaatgttttctgGTTATTCTtgtgcattttgttgttgttgttgttgttagataTATCTGAGTATCCTAGAGTTTTTGTGTTCGGAGTTAGAACCctttttttgtcatattttctaattatttaaaggTAGGGCATGAAAATTACTCATTTCTATACCTTGACCTTGCACCCAACCACCttgctaaactttattttcattttaaagattgaGGAAACCAAGCCTCAGAAACGTTACGTAACATGATGAATgacaggcagagccaggctccAAGGACCTACCGACCTTGTTTCAGAATCTGTGCTCTTCTCCACAGTGCTAGGGAGGTGTGGTCTCATCCAAGGATGGGTGCCATCACCTCCCCCGGGCTGTGGCAGGGCTGCCCGGGCGAGCAGGAGGGACTGACCCGCCTGTCCCCCCACTCCAGCCCTTCCTTGCTTTGCTTGCCCCCTGGTGGAGGAGCTGCAGCCCCAGGAGCTAAGAGCAGGCACAGGAGCGAGCTCCTCACCTAAATGGGGCATCTGTGGGGCGATGACATCAGCGGTGACATCCTCACACACCGAGGGCAAACACCAAGCAAGGCTGGCCCTTTTGCCTGGGAATTCCAGCCCAcgcagggagaaggaagaaagcccGCTTCTGCCCACGCTGGCACTGCCGACTGCCCTGCCCGCCCCGGCTCTGGCCTCTCCCCGagctttctttctgtctttcctcctcCTGGGGGGCCTTGCTAGATTCCGAAGCCGTGTTTTCCCTACTAGGACTTCTTGTTCATTCCTTGGTGATGAGGAAATGATGAGTGAAATGTGACTGCCTTTAGCCTGTGTTAGCGTTGCCTcagaaaatgtcttcaaaatctcATTATATGCTCATATGTGCCCTATGACACTCAGCAACCCAGCAATGTCACTCAGCAGTCCAGTTGAAGATTACCTGTGGCATAGCAGGGTTTTGGATACTTCTGAACAATTTAAAGGAAGGTAGGTACATTATTAAATGCATGCTAAATTCAACTGAATTACATGCCCACCCATAAAAAATCTCTCTCACCTGGCTGAGCCAGAACTACACCCATAAACACAtacgtatgcacacacacacacacacatacacacacacacacacacacaccccacataaaCCAAGAGGCAGGGGCAATGGATGCAAAGTATGAAGGTACATGAACAATGGCGGGCCCAACTTCGGAGAGGCTAAGTGGGTATCAATTCCTTTAATCggaaattttgaaagaagtagGAAAACCTATTTCCCTTCTAAATCCATAAAAATACTATGATGCCTAAACAGCATCATCACATAGGTGCTTAACTTATAGAGACAttaaatgctcaaaaaaaaaaaaaaacccaacctcCATTTAATGCAGAATCACCCTACCTAAATCATTCCCGGAAAGAATCTGCAgaaattttctctctttagcATGAGATCATAGACGTCCTTAATTGAATCCTTCTTGCTGAAGCTTAAGTTTATTGCCagtagtaacaacaacaacaaagaaacacaGGCCTCCTGTCATCGCTCCTTTCCCCTGTCCTCCCACCTATTTCCTAattcatttgtcattttcattaGTCTCTGGGATCACTCCAAGTTGGCCAACTGTTGCTTAATAAGCCAGTGCTCCAGGGTGAAGGAAAAGCACTTTGAGGCATTTCCTTTGAAAGGAGTGGGTCTCCCTTGTTGGACTGATGGGAGCACGTCCCCACAGTGGGAATCTCACAGAAGGCAGCCTGGCATCGGCCTGCTGGGTCAGGTGCCACTTTGCCCTttctgggaagggaggagagagaggtgtcCGGGCTGCCCAGATGTAAGCTGCATCTCGGACACGGTTCTGGTCTGTTCAGTGGAAACTATTTCACCCACCCGATTCCAGCAACATATCTGGTTTCACCCCCTGTAAGCTCTCCTGCACCCTGTATGTCCATCATCTGCAATTTGGCTAATTGGAAGAGCCCTCCGCTGAGTCCTGCTTCAAAGAGACTAATTGTTTTTGCAATAATGAGTCATAGGCCCTAATTTTTCGTTCCTCTGTCTGGGCTTGTGAATATTTACCCCTCTAAAAGTAGAGCAGGGAGAGGTTCCTATTCTTCAGTCACCCTGAATCAATCACTCCTAGCTTAATGGCTCTCGGTTTCCCAGCATCgttgtcattgtcattgtcaccACCCTCATCACCAGTGTGTGCTGATTCCAAGCCTGCAGGTCAGCTTGTCACGCATCCCAGAAGGAGGCAGGGACTCCTAGGGGACCAGCCCTCCTGGGGATCGTGGAAAACACAGCCCCACATCCAGATGCTCTTGTTCTTGGAAACACGCAGGTGAGCGATGCAACGCCCAGATGTCTCAGGTAGGAACGCAGCTTTGCGCCGACAAGGTGGGAGCACATTCCCATCTTGCATGTCTGTGGGTGGACTCACCCTGTGACTTACCCATGAGAAATGTCTGGACCAAGCCAGCTACCTCAGCCCCTGCTGTGCTTAGGCACTGCTCCTCCGTCCTGTGTGCCCCAGATGCAGCGCCCGGAGCCGGCAGGGAGACCAAAGCTCATCCGAAGCCCTCAAGGTCCATCCAGAGACCAGTCATGCCACCCACCGTCTGAATTCCATACTTTTAAATTGTTATATACCATTTTGTGTGACTTTCGTTTCACGTGTGTTTCACAACCCACCGAGCTCCTAGGGGTGGGAATCATGGAAGAGGCTTACTTTCCGTCCTAGCGCCCGGGATCAGCTCTGTGCTAGCAGGCAGGAGGCAACTGTTTTACTCTCAACTTCCTTCCTGTAGGGCTCTGGGCCTTGCTGTCCTCGTTCACGAAACATGCGGCCTCTATCATGTGCATTTCCCGAGCTCTTCGGGAGGTGAGGTGAACAGCGAAGGCCTGGATGCTGGACCACACGATCGCGGCCTGGCCCCCGAGGACAGGCACACTCCCAGGTGTCTCGAGCTCCTGGCATGTCCTGCGCCTACCCCTAACAGGACACCCTCTCATAAGCACTTCCTTGTCATAGTGTTGGGACTGTGCCTCCTCCACTCTGGGTACCCCAGCGCCTGGCACTCACAGATCCCCAACAAGTATccctgaaagaataaatgaacaatgCGCAAATGCAGCTTGTTTAAAGGCGCAGGTCACAAGCGCCTCTCAGATGTAGCTGGGGTGAGAGAAGGAGTctagaaagcaagaaagaggaaagaatttgGGGACGTCTAACTTTGCGAGACCAGGAGGCAGTGCCATGCCCAGCACAGGGGCGAGGCTACCACGTCCAGCTCTTATTTCCCAACAGGTGACACACACCCAACCCTCAACTGCAGCCTCCAGACCTAGAAACCAGCCAATGAGGAGGTGCCAGCAGCGTCCCTCTGTGTGCCAGTGTCACGGTGCCCACAGGCTCCAAGCCAGTGCTCACCTGCTGGgtttccaggcactgtgccccTCAGCTCGGAGAGTGCCCCTGGGTGCCCACTCCAAGGAAGAGCTGGAGGGGCATCCCATTTCTCCCCACTTTCCCTGACTGCAGTTTCCCTGTTCGGCAACTTCTCCTCAGCCAAGCCCTAGAGAGACTCGGTGGAGGAAGCATCCCAACTCTAGGGACAAAGAGGCCCCTGAGGTGGTTGGAGGTGAATGGCCAAGACACACCTGGAATCCTCCAGTGGCTTTCCGTGAGGGGCACAGGGAGAGCCCTGAGAGGTTGGCATCGC is a genomic window containing:
- the LOC123639800 gene encoding keratin, type II cytoskeletal 6A-like translates to MSSKTTIRSHSSSHRGFSAGSARVPGVSRSGFSSVSVSRSRGSGGLGGVCGGAGFGSRSLYNLGGSKRISIGGGSCGISGGYGSRVGGGYGFGGGVGSGFGFGGGAGGGFGLGGGAGFGGGYGGSGFPVCPPGGIQEVTVNQNLLTPLNLQIDPTIQRVRTEEREQIKTLNNKFASFIDKVRFLEQQNKVLDTKWTLLQEQGTKTVRQNLEPLLEQYINNLRRQLDSILGEKSRLDSELRGMQDTVEDFKNKYEDEINKRTAAENEFVTLKKDVDAAYMNKVELQAKVDSLTDEINFLRAFYDAELSQMQTHISDTSVVLSMDNNRNLDLDSIIAEVKAQYEEIAQRSRAEAESWYQTKYEELQVTAGRHGDDLRNTKQEIAEINRMIQRLRSEIDHVKKQCANLQAAIADAEQRGELALKDARSKLEGLEDALQKAKQDMARLLRDYQELMNVKLALDVEIATYRKLLEGEECRLNGEGVGQVNISVVQSTVSGGYGSAGGVGGGVGLGGGSGYSYSSGHSLGGGFSSSSGRGLGGGLSSVGGSSSSIKYTTTTTSSKKSYKH